From a region of the Xyrauchen texanus isolate HMW12.3.18 chromosome 47, RBS_HiC_50CHRs, whole genome shotgun sequence genome:
- the tnni1d gene encoding troponin I, skeletal, slow d, translated as KLSLKKMLLNRAMNDLERVKKKTDEERNRYLQDNLPPLQLSGLSLADLQVTYPDQKNKNFQVDEERYDNEDKVIKYNKDFNELKLMFQGLGGKFKKPVLRKVRVSADEMMRALLGSKHKGSMDLRANRKSVKEDIKQEKVLNSEVGDWRMITVDTF; from the exons AAACTTTCTCTAAAG AAAATGCTTCTGAACAGAGCCATGAATGATCTGGAGAGGGTGAAAAAGAAGACAGATGAAGAGAGAAATCGCTACCTGCAGGACAATCTCCCTCCTCTGCAGCTTTCTGGACTCTCTCTGGCCGACTTACAGGTGACGTACCCAGACCAAAAGAATAAa AATTTTCAGGTAGATGAAGAGAGGTACGACAATGAGGATAAAGTCATTAAATATAACAAAGAT TTCAACGAGCTAAAGTTGATGTTTCAGGGTCTAGGGGGGAAGTTTAAGAAGCCTGTGCTGAGGAAGGTACGTGTGTCTGCTGATGAGATGATGAGGGCCCTGCTGGGCTCCAAACACAAAGGCTCCATGGACCTCAGAGCAAATCGCAAGTCTGTCAAGGAGGACATCAAGCAAGAGA AGGTCCTGAACAGTGAAGTAGGTGACTGGCGTATGATAACTGTAGACACGTTTTAG